The Christiangramia flava JLT2011 genome has a segment encoding these proteins:
- a CDS encoding gliding motility-associated protein GldE encodes MDSEPPSLLLFLATLGFTQYLSFFFLLVLLLCSALISGAEVAFFSLTPANFITEDGKRTKTQSIVISLLEKPKKLLATILVANNFINIAIVLLFDSVADDIFGGMNTEFFGIDVRFLFEVGLVTFLILLFGEILPKVYASRNKVQFSNFMAYPINVLDTLFSPLSTPMRQVTLYLHEKLGKQRSFISIDHLSQALELTSEEDTSKEEQKILQGIVSFGNTDTKQVMRPRMDIFALNEESNFSDIIPEIIENGYSRIPVFRENVDNVVGILYIKDLLPYIDRKNFQWNSLLREPYFVPENKKLDDLLNEFKDKKNHLAIVVDEYGGTSGLISLEDIIEEIVGDISDEFDDEDLIYSKLDEQNFVFEGKTPLKDFYKIVKVEEPSLFEDQKGEADTLAGFLLEISGGFPKKNDVIEFGNYHFKIEVIDDKRIKQIKLSIQSTEPAE; translated from the coding sequence TTGGACTCGGAACCTCCCAGTTTGCTTTTGTTTTTAGCCACTTTGGGATTTACCCAATATTTAAGCTTCTTTTTTTTATTGGTGCTGCTGTTATGTTCTGCGCTTATTTCTGGTGCGGAAGTAGCTTTCTTTTCTCTTACTCCGGCTAATTTTATCACCGAAGACGGCAAAAGAACCAAAACGCAAAGCATTGTTATCAGCCTGCTGGAAAAGCCAAAAAAACTGCTGGCGACGATTCTCGTGGCCAACAATTTCATCAATATCGCTATCGTGCTGCTTTTTGACAGTGTGGCTGATGATATTTTCGGTGGTATGAATACCGAATTCTTCGGAATAGATGTGCGCTTCCTCTTTGAAGTGGGCCTGGTTACCTTTCTAATCCTGCTTTTCGGGGAGATCCTTCCGAAGGTGTATGCGAGCCGGAACAAAGTACAGTTTTCGAATTTTATGGCGTATCCAATCAATGTGCTGGACACCTTGTTTTCCCCATTAAGCACGCCCATGCGGCAAGTAACGCTGTATCTTCATGAGAAATTAGGCAAACAGCGAAGCTTTATCAGCATCGATCACCTTTCTCAGGCTTTGGAATTAACGAGTGAGGAAGATACTTCCAAAGAAGAACAAAAGATCCTTCAGGGTATCGTAAGCTTCGGAAATACTGACACTAAGCAGGTAATGCGTCCAAGAATGGACATTTTTGCCTTGAACGAGGAAAGCAATTTTTCAGATATCATTCCGGAGATCATCGAAAATGGGTATTCCAGGATCCCGGTTTTTCGGGAAAATGTAGACAATGTAGTGGGAATACTCTACATCAAAGACCTGCTTCCGTATATCGATCGAAAAAACTTTCAGTGGAATAGCCTGCTTCGGGAACCATATTTTGTTCCTGAAAATAAAAAGCTGGACGACCTGTTGAACGAGTTTAAAGACAAGAAAAACCACCTGGCCATCGTTGTAGATGAGTACGGAGGAACCAGCGGACTCATTTCCCTGGAAGATATCATCGAGGAGATCGTGGGAGACATCAGCGATGAGTTTGACGATGAAGACCTGATTTACTCCAAACTGGACGAGCAGAATTTCGTTTTTGAGGGTAAAACGCCGCTCAAAGATTTCTACAAGATTGTAAAAGTGGAAGAACCTTCGCTTTTTGAAGATCAGAAAGGAGAGGCTGATACGCTGGCTGGTTTCCTGTTGGAGATTTCGGGAGGATTTCCGAAGAAGAATGACGTTATTGAATTTGGCAATTATCACTTCAAGATCGAGGTGATAGACGACAAACGTATCAAACAAATCAAACTGAGTATACAGTCAACGGAACCTGCGGAATGA
- the gldD gene encoding gliding motility lipoprotein GldD encodes MSRILGILSLLIFGFLVSCQDDVRPKPRAFLALNYPAANYHRVDIGCPYTFDINKIAEVQPSRNKIPCWIDLIYPEMEGTIFLTYRPVQNNLDSLLTDAQKLPLQHTIKADVIEGDIYTNDLHKTYGMFYEVEGNAASQAQFYLTDSTRHFITGSVYFNSIPNYDSIVPAAEYLRNDIRHLMESLRWKEEN; translated from the coding sequence ATGAGTAGAATTTTAGGAATACTGAGCCTGTTGATTTTTGGTTTTCTGGTTTCCTGCCAGGACGATGTTCGCCCGAAACCCAGGGCCTTTCTGGCACTTAATTATCCCGCCGCAAATTACCATCGTGTGGATATTGGTTGTCCCTATACCTTCGATATCAATAAAATCGCCGAAGTGCAGCCATCCCGAAATAAGATTCCCTGCTGGATCGACCTGATCTACCCGGAAATGGAAGGCACTATTTTTTTAACGTACCGCCCGGTCCAGAACAACCTGGATTCTCTTTTGACCGATGCTCAAAAACTGCCATTGCAGCATACCATCAAAGCTGATGTGATCGAGGGTGATATTTATACCAACGATCTTCATAAAACCTACGGAATGTTTTACGAGGTTGAAGGGAATGCCGCCTCGCAGGCCCAGTTTTATCTTACTGATAGCACGAGGCATTTCATAACCGGATCGGTCTATTTCAACAGCATTCCAAATTACGACAGTATTGTTCCCGCCGCGGAATACCTCCGGAATGATATTCGCCATCTCATGGAAAGCCTTCGGTGGAAAGAGGAAAATTGA
- a CDS encoding DMT family transporter has product MAAGKLKWIYLVFLSLVWGSSFILIKKSLVGLDAYQVGSFRIIFAAIFLIIVGFRRIMKLNARQWKWIVISGFLGSFFPVYLFSFAETEIDSAIASILNATTPLMTLIFGALFFRSVFSQNKIIGVVIGLLGTAGLILSGASVNPDQNYVYSLLVVLAASCYAFNVNILKTKMADISPLGIAAGNFASLLLPAVLILFFSGFFEQQLTSEIETSLVFVAILGIVGTGIAMIIFNKLVQISDPVFTTSVTYTIPIVALGWGILDGEIFSSWQLLSALVILVGVFIVNRSRNLIALKKKFGA; this is encoded by the coding sequence ATGGCCGCAGGAAAACTTAAATGGATCTATCTGGTCTTCCTTTCACTGGTTTGGGGAAGTTCCTTCATTCTTATCAAAAAATCACTGGTTGGGCTGGATGCGTACCAGGTTGGTTCCTTCAGGATCATATTTGCTGCGATTTTCCTGATCATTGTTGGTTTCCGAAGAATCATGAAGCTGAACGCCAGGCAATGGAAGTGGATCGTGATTTCCGGATTTTTGGGGTCTTTCTTCCCCGTTTACCTTTTTTCTTTTGCTGAAACTGAAATAGACAGCGCCATTGCCTCCATTTTGAATGCTACCACGCCTTTGATGACGCTTATTTTCGGAGCGTTATTCTTCCGGTCGGTGTTTTCTCAGAATAAAATTATAGGGGTAGTGATTGGTTTGTTAGGAACCGCAGGTCTTATACTGAGTGGAGCCAGCGTAAACCCAGATCAGAATTACGTGTATTCCTTGCTGGTGGTGCTGGCGGCCAGTTGCTACGCGTTCAATGTGAATATTTTGAAGACGAAAATGGCTGATATTTCTCCGCTTGGGATCGCCGCGGGAAATTTTGCCAGCCTGCTTTTACCGGCTGTTCTCATCCTCTTTTTCAGCGGATTCTTTGAACAGCAATTAACTTCTGAAATTGAAACCTCCCTGGTTTTTGTGGCCATCTTGGGAATTGTTGGCACGGGTATCGCGATGATCATTTTCAATAAACTGGTTCAGATCTCTGACCCGGTTTTTACGACTTCTGTTACTTATACCATTCCTATAGTGGCGTTGGGCTGGGGAATATTGGATGGAGAAATTTTCAGTAGCTGGCAGTTGCTTTCTGCCTTAGTGATTCTTGTTGGAGTTTTTATCGTGAACAGGTCACGGAACCTGATTGCTCTTAAAAAAAAGTTTGGTGCATAA
- a CDS encoding DUF4199 domain-containing protein: MMSFKIPILYGIFTAAGLIAYFLLLSVFGLHVNPVFSVFNGIIMAVGLWMALLAYRKSKANKFKYQKAFSAVFLTGINATIIFLIFFALYATELNPDFLDQLISMWATFYRTTIGMVLFTIALMGFSTSIVLALAYMQLFKDSWNTKQAKEHTL; encoded by the coding sequence ATGATGAGTTTTAAGATCCCCATTTTATACGGAATTTTTACCGCAGCAGGCCTTATTGCCTATTTCTTGCTATTATCGGTTTTCGGGCTGCACGTAAATCCGGTCTTCAGTGTTTTCAACGGAATCATTATGGCTGTGGGGCTTTGGATGGCCTTGCTGGCTTACAGGAAAAGTAAGGCCAATAAATTCAAATATCAGAAGGCTTTTTCCGCCGTCTTTCTCACCGGGATCAATGCGACCATCATATTCCTGATATTTTTTGCGCTCTATGCCACCGAGCTGAATCCTGATTTTCTTGACCAGTTGATTTCCATGTGGGCGACCTTTTACAGAACCACTATAGGAATGGTGTTATTCACGATAGCTTTGATGGGTTTTTCTACCAGTATCGTGCTGGCTCTCGCTTACATGCAGCTTTTTAAAGATTCATGGAATACCAAGCAAGCTAAGGAACATACCTTATAA
- a CDS encoding M16 family metallopeptidase, translating into MINKLKLFACTLLVGATGFAQEVAFTEYDLDNGLHVILHQDNTAPVVTTAVMYHVGGKDREDGRTGFAHFFEHLLFEGTENIGNGKWFEIVSSHGGSNNANTTQDRTYYYEIFPSNNLELGLWMESERMLHPVIKQKGVDTQNEVVKEERRLRYDNSPYGNLLQSMSANLFEKHPYKDPNVGYMEDLDAAQLDEFKAYFDKYYVPNNAVLVVAGDLDIKDTKEMVQNYFGDIPAGEAITRSFPEEAPITEQVNAKAYDSNIQIPATVIGYRTPSFTAKDSYVLNMISDYLSDGNSSKLYKKLVDDQKQALQVGAFNLEQEDYGMYLIFALPLGETSSEILTTEIEEEIAKLRNDLISEKDFQKLQNKAENSYVNSNSSVAGIANSLARNYLLYGDTNLINDEIKIYRNITREDIKRVANEYLKPNQRVVLEYLPESSQAE; encoded by the coding sequence ATGATCAACAAACTAAAACTATTTGCCTGTACGCTTCTTGTGGGAGCTACAGGTTTTGCTCAGGAAGTAGCTTTCACTGAGTATGATTTAGACAATGGCTTGCACGTGATCCTGCACCAGGATAACACTGCGCCCGTTGTTACCACAGCTGTAATGTATCACGTGGGCGGAAAGGACCGGGAAGACGGCCGTACCGGGTTTGCCCACTTTTTCGAGCACCTGCTTTTTGAAGGCACCGAAAATATTGGTAACGGGAAATGGTTCGAAATCGTGAGCTCACACGGCGGAAGTAACAATGCCAACACCACGCAGGACCGTACTTATTACTATGAGATCTTCCCTTCCAACAATCTGGAACTCGGTTTATGGATGGAATCGGAGCGTATGCTGCATCCCGTTATTAAGCAGAAGGGCGTGGATACCCAAAACGAAGTGGTGAAGGAAGAAAGACGTTTGAGATATGACAATTCTCCCTACGGAAATCTGCTTCAGTCAATGTCTGCCAACCTATTCGAGAAACATCCGTATAAAGACCCGAACGTAGGCTATATGGAAGATTTGGATGCCGCACAGTTAGATGAGTTCAAGGCATATTTCGACAAGTATTACGTGCCGAATAATGCCGTACTGGTAGTGGCCGGAGACCTTGACATTAAGGACACCAAGGAAATGGTCCAGAATTATTTTGGCGACATCCCTGCGGGTGAAGCGATTACCCGAAGCTTTCCCGAAGAAGCACCGATCACCGAACAGGTCAACGCCAAAGCATACGATTCCAACATTCAGATACCCGCGACCGTTATAGGCTACAGAACGCCTTCATTCACGGCTAAAGACTCTTACGTACTGAATATGATCTCTGATTACCTGAGCGATGGAAACAGTTCCAAACTCTATAAAAAACTGGTAGACGACCAGAAACAGGCGCTGCAGGTTGGAGCTTTCAACCTCGAACAGGAAGATTACGGAATGTACCTGATCTTTGCGCTTCCGTTAGGAGAAACTTCTTCGGAAATCTTAACCACAGAGATCGAAGAGGAAATCGCTAAACTTCGCAATGACCTCATTTCAGAAAAAGATTTTCAGAAACTGCAGAATAAAGCAGAGAACAGTTACGTGAATTCCAATTCCAGCGTAGCAGGAATCGCCAATTCACTGGCACGAAACTACTTGCTTTATGGCGATACGAACCTCATCAATGACGAGATCAAGATCTATCGCAATATCACCCGCGAAGACATCAAGAGAGTGGCTAATGAATATCTAAAGCCTAACCAGAGAGTCGTATTAGAGTATTTACCTGAAAGCAGCCAGGCTGAGTAA
- a CDS encoding single-stranded DNA-binding protein — translation MTGTLNKVMLIGHTGDDVKMHYFEGGGSIGRFPLATNESYTNRTTGERVTNTEWHNVVVRNKAAEICEKYLKKGDRVYVEGRIKTRKWQDDQGNERYQTEIHCTDFTFLTPKGESESGYQGNSNAGYQGNSNRQGGGNATPSRPANQNYNKNESYSQEEEDDDLPF, via the coding sequence ATGACAGGTACTTTAAACAAGGTAATGTTGATAGGGCACACCGGAGATGACGTAAAGATGCATTATTTTGAAGGAGGCGGCAGCATAGGTCGTTTTCCACTTGCCACTAATGAAAGTTATACCAACCGTACCACCGGGGAAAGAGTGACGAATACCGAGTGGCATAATGTAGTGGTGCGAAACAAAGCGGCAGAAATTTGTGAAAAATACCTGAAAAAAGGCGATCGCGTTTACGTGGAAGGCCGTATCAAAACCAGGAAATGGCAGGATGACCAGGGCAATGAACGTTACCAGACAGAAATTCACTGTACAGATTTTACGTTTTTAACCCCTAAAGGTGAGAGCGAATCTGGTTATCAGGGGAATTCGAATGCTGGTTACCAGGGCAATTCCAATCGCCAGGGTGGTGGAAACGCCACGCCATCAAGGCCTGCAAATCAAAATTATAACAAGAATGAATCGTACTCCCAGGAAGAGGAAGATGACGATTTACCATTCTAA
- a CDS encoding M16 family metallopeptidase, translating to MKKNIFAIALLLLASVGVNAQIDRSQMPEPGPAPKVNVEEPETFDLDNGLKVMVVENHKLPRVAMSLRFDNPPHVEGQKAGVSGITGDLLGTGTQNMSKDDFNEKVDFLGARLNFYSNGASANTLSKYFPEVLKLMADGILHPKFTQEEFDKSIARTEDFLKSSEKDVSYNARRVRSALAYGKNHPYGEFQTQETVKNLSLADVENYYKTWFSPANAYLVIVGDVDEDEVKDLVKGQFSSWKKSPVPAANVPAVSNVNQTEIDFIDMPNAVQSEIALVNTINLKKKDDDYFPILVANKILGGGGEARLFLNLREDKGYTYGAYSSTGNDKYAATFVASASVRNEVTDSSVVAFLDEIYKIRNEQVTASELARAKAKLTGDFVLSLEQPSTIANFAMEIETEDLDDDFYEEYLEKIDEVTAEDVQRVAKKYFLADNSRIVIAGKASDVLENLEKMTYNGKTIPVKFYNRFAEEVEKPVAKKMDPSVSAETVFNKYIDAIGGREAVENVESVVMLASATIQGMALDLEMKRTKDGKLSQTISMNGNAMNQQVFNGESGYLMAQGQKMPYNEEQIEAAKGEANPFPELNVGDASVTGIEQVEGKDAYAVKLSDNTVNYYDTESGLKVKMVKTMSQGGQTMTIPTVYADYQEVKGVKFPFSLQQSMGPQSFEFKVSEIKVNEDVSEEDFKVE from the coding sequence ATGAAAAAAAATATTTTCGCAATAGCCTTACTCCTGCTTGCCTCAGTTGGAGTAAATGCACAGATTGACCGTAGCCAGATGCCCGAACCGGGACCGGCTCCAAAAGTGAACGTAGAGGAACCGGAAACCTTTGACCTGGATAACGGACTCAAAGTAATGGTCGTGGAAAACCATAAATTGCCAAGAGTCGCAATGTCTCTTCGTTTTGACAATCCGCCGCACGTGGAAGGCCAGAAAGCCGGAGTTTCCGGAATTACCGGCGACCTGCTGGGAACCGGAACACAGAACATGTCTAAAGACGACTTCAATGAAAAAGTTGATTTTCTGGGTGCTCGCCTGAATTTTTATTCAAACGGTGCCAGCGCCAATACGCTTTCAAAATATTTTCCTGAAGTACTGAAATTGATGGCTGATGGAATCCTTCACCCGAAATTCACCCAGGAAGAATTTGACAAATCCATTGCCAGAACAGAAGATTTTCTGAAAAGCAGCGAAAAGGATGTATCATACAATGCCAGAAGAGTTCGCTCTGCCCTGGCCTATGGTAAAAATCACCCTTACGGCGAATTCCAAACGCAGGAAACGGTGAAAAACCTTAGCCTGGCAGACGTTGAAAACTATTACAAAACCTGGTTCTCCCCGGCCAATGCGTACCTGGTAATCGTGGGCGATGTAGATGAAGACGAAGTAAAAGACCTTGTAAAAGGGCAGTTTTCTTCCTGGAAAAAATCTCCGGTTCCAGCGGCCAATGTTCCAGCTGTGAGCAACGTGAACCAGACAGAGATCGATTTTATCGATATGCCTAATGCGGTACAAAGCGAGATTGCCCTGGTAAACACGATTAACCTCAAAAAGAAAGACGATGATTATTTTCCTATCCTCGTAGCCAATAAGATCCTTGGAGGCGGTGGAGAAGCCCGTCTATTCCTGAATCTTCGTGAAGACAAGGGCTATACTTATGGCGCCTACTCCAGTACCGGAAATGACAAATATGCGGCAACTTTCGTAGCCAGCGCAAGCGTACGTAACGAGGTAACCGATAGTTCTGTAGTGGCTTTTCTGGATGAGATCTACAAGATCAGAAACGAGCAGGTAACCGCTTCGGAACTCGCGAGAGCGAAGGCCAAATTAACTGGTGATTTCGTATTGTCTCTTGAACAGCCTTCTACCATCGCAAATTTTGCTATGGAAATAGAAACCGAAGATCTTGATGATGATTTCTATGAAGAATACCTGGAAAAGATAGATGAAGTCACTGCTGAAGACGTACAGCGGGTTGCCAAAAAATATTTCCTAGCTGACAATTCCAGGATCGTTATTGCTGGTAAAGCCAGCGACGTACTGGAAAACCTGGAAAAAATGACCTATAACGGAAAAACCATCCCGGTTAAATTCTATAACCGTTTTGCGGAAGAAGTAGAAAAACCTGTGGCCAAAAAGATGGATCCTTCAGTTTCAGCAGAGACTGTTTTCAATAAATACATCGATGCCATTGGAGGCCGCGAAGCAGTTGAGAACGTGGAAAGCGTGGTAATGCTGGCTTCAGCAACGATCCAGGGAATGGCGCTAGACCTGGAAATGAAACGCACCAAAGATGGCAAATTAAGCCAGACCATTTCCATGAATGGAAATGCAATGAATCAGCAGGTTTTCAACGGGGAAAGTGGCTACCTGATGGCTCAGGGACAAAAAATGCCGTATAACGAGGAACAGATCGAAGCTGCAAAAGGAGAAGCCAATCCGTTTCCAGAGCTGAATGTTGGCGACGCCAGCGTGACCGGAATCGAACAAGTTGAAGGTAAGGATGCCTATGCCGTAAAGCTTAGCGACAATACCGTAAATTATTACGATACCGAAAGTGGACTGAAGGTAAAAATGGTTAAAACAATGTCCCAGGGAGGCCAAACCATGACCATTCCAACGGTTTACGCAGATTATCAGGAAGTAAAAGGTGTGAAATTCCCATTCAGCTTGCAGCAGAGCATGGGACCGCAATCTTTTGAATTCAAGGTTTCTGAAATCAAAGTAAACGAAGATGTTTCCGAAGAAGACTTCAAAGTAGAATAA